The segment CACCGTTCCGGTCACCGCGAACATTCCCAGACCGACGGCGTCGGTGATGTCCAGCGGCCATCGCGTCAGCCGCGCGGGCGGCTGCCAGACGAAGATCACCAGCGCCGTCGCCACGGCCGCCCCGAACAGCCACAGGTCGGTGAACGCGGTCGGCGGGATCTTGCCGATCATGACGTCGCGGATGATGCCGCCGCCCAGTGCGGTCGCCGCGGCCAGCAGCACGATCCCGACGATGTCCAGGTCGCGTCGTACCGACAGCAACGCGCCCGAGGCCGCGAATGCGACGACGCCGAGGAGTTCGCCGCCGACGTTCAACACCGATGCGGCGTCGTCGAAGCCCGGTGATGCGAGCAGCCAGTCGACCACGCGGCCCCTTCCTGCAGTAGCAGTCG is part of the Gordonia phthalatica genome and harbors:
- a CDS encoding trimeric intracellular cation channel family protein, whose product is MVDWLLASPGFDDAASVLNVGGELLGVVAFAASGALLSVRRDLDIVGIVLLAAATALGGGIIRDVMIGKIPPTAFTDLWLFGAAVATALVIFVWQPPARLTRWPLDITDAVGLGMFAVTGTVTAYQHGLSAPSAAMLGLTTGVGGGIIRDALSGQVPVVLRPNEYLYAIPAAGGAALTAGLLHFDVYRPWIGLLCAAAVIAVRIGSLKFGWHGPRPWYTVRGRKNED